One window of the Benincasa hispida cultivar B227 chromosome 3, ASM972705v1, whole genome shotgun sequence genome contains the following:
- the LOC120073297 gene encoding tRNA wybutosine-synthesizing protein 2/3/4, with amino-acid sequence MEFEKRKAATMASLGSTEADKSPKGSLDTPIIPLINTLNNHPSYFTTSSCSGRISILAQPVCTTSAAAPKPKKKALGGSWLFVSHEFAEPNSVIDLLFRSPSTNRELSELVFRFEPLIIAVECKDLGSAQALVSTAISCGFRESGITCASKRVIIAIRCSIRMEVPLGTTEKIMVSPEYVQYLVDVANEKMVANKKRTDGFLRALQSSVSNVSLTCLGNSSRETMEDVNDSLDSKEHGCADDDDGAALEGGVRNANSGSSEAYSYSLSVEQIDIAGEPIEKLFIWGHSATTIHNKVIAFGGFGGMGRHARRNDLLQLDMLSCTLQTINVEDSPSPRLGHTSSLVGDHLYVIGGRTDPTCILNDVWVFDITQEKWTLLKCSGSPFSPRHRHAAAGVGSKIYVFGGLENDKISSSLIVLDSDSHQWKEIQAGGEQPCGRHSHSMVSYGSHIYMFGGYDGEKTLGDLYSFDTDTCYWKKENIAGITPSARFSHAMFVYKNYLGIIGGCPVTQTYQELALFDLQCRCWRHVSLNCIGKELFVRSTASVVGDDLVLVGGGASCYAFGTTFSEPMKIRLHPLMSSEIILGDSGNTEKLATHPVEDLEKENREPECIPNGNAQCFNEASGFILDIKKSNSHEQKEGALYWVLQIERKYAKLVKDILKKFGWLDMGRNVSSRGSGTHICFPVNGKFCDIFDEKQSWWGDQLEQENDFRVSGPESWEGCLTSNLKALNVLKKCGATKLVDEVVDIKTATKSPYKKMSEAVSSLLKHNGLSEGLLEELPTRWERLGDIVVLPVTSFKDPTWDAIGVELWPLVAKLLGTDCLARQGRVASTGTRDSNLEILVGDNGWVDHRENGISYSFDATKCMFSWGNLSEKLRMAHQDCKEETIVDLFAGIGYFVLPFLVGAKAKLVYACEWNPHAIEALKRNLQANCVSNRCVVLEGDNRETAPKGVADRVCLGLLPTSEGSWVTAVRALRSEGGTLHVHGNVKDSKEEQWTQHLLHSITEIAKSEGHCWDISIEHVERVKWYAPHIRHLVADVQCKRTQ; translated from the exons ATGGAATTTGAGAAGAGGAAAGCTGCGACTATGGCTTCACTGGGCTCAACTGAGGCCGATAAATCACCCAAGGGAAGCTTGGATACTCCAATCATTCCTCTCATCAACACTCTCAACAACCATCCGTCTTATTTCACCACAAGTTCCTGCTCTGGTCGTATTTCTATTCTCGCCCAACCAGTCTGTACCACCTCTGCCGCCGCCCCGAAGCCGAAGAAGAAAGCCCTAGGTGGTTCTTGGCTCTTTGTTAGTCATGAGTTTGCCGAACCCAACTCGGTGATCGACCTCCTCTTCCGTTCTCCATCAACTAATAGGGAGTTATCTGAGCTTGTGTTCAGGTTTGAACCTCTGATAATAGCAGTTGAATGCAAGGATCTTGGATCAGCTCAGGCTCTGGTTTCCACTGCTATATCTTGTGGGTTCAGAGAATCAGGCATTACCTGTGCTAGTAAGCGTGTGATAATTGCAATACGCTGTTCGATTCGAATGGAGGTGCCGCTGGGGACTACCGAGAAGATTATGGTCTCGCCCGAGTATGTCCAGTACCTTGTCGATGTAGCAAATGAGAAGATGGTGGCCAATAAGAAGAGAACCGATGGGTTTCTGAGGGCATTGCAAAGTAGTGTTTCTAATGTTTCGCTAACGTGTCTTGGAAACTCATCGAGGGAGACAATGGAGGATGTCAATGATTCACTGGACAGCAAGGAACATGGTTGTgctgatgatgatgatggtgCAGCGCTGGAAGGCGGGGTTAGGAATGCCAATTCTG GATCATCAGAAGCATACAGTTATAGTCTATCTGTTGAACAGATAGACATTGCTGGAGAACCTATCGAGAAGCTTTTTATTTGGGGGCACTCGGCCACTACTATCCACAATAAAGTTATTGCTTTTGGTGGTTTCGGAGGCATGGGCAGACATGCAAGAAGAAATGATTTATTGCAACTAGATATGTTGTCATGCACATTGCAGACAATCAATGTAGAGGATAGTCCATCTCCTCGTTTGGGTCACACATCATCTTTGGTTGGAGACCATCTTTACGTTATTGGTGGCAGGACAGATCCTACGTGCATTCTGAATGATGTATGGGTCTTTGATATCACTCAGGAAAAATGGACGTTACTAAAATGCAGTGGAAGCCCCTTTTCACCTAG GCACCGGCATGCTGCAGCAGGAGTAGGCTCAAAAATTTATGTGTTTGGTGGACTAGAGAATGACAAAATCTCATCTTCCTTGATTGTCCTGGACTCAGATAGTCATCAGTGGAAAGAAATACAGGCTGGTGGTGAACAGCCATGTGGTCGTCATTCACACTCAATGGTGTCTTATGggtcacatatttatatgtttggGGGGTATGATGGGGAGAAAACTCTTGGAGACTTGTATTCTTTTGATACGGATACTTGTTAttggaagaaagaaaatatagcTGGGATAACTCCGAGTGCAAGGTTCTCCCATGCAATGTTTGTGTATAAAAATTATCTTGGAATTATTGGAGGTTGCCCTGTGACGCAAACCTATCAAGAGTTAGCATTATTTGATTTGCAATGTCGTTGTTGGAGGCATGTGTCCCTAAATTGTATTGGCAAAGAATTATTTGTTCGTAGCACAGCCAGTGTTGTTGGTGATGATCTTGTTCTAGTCGGTGGTGGGGCATCATGTTATGCATTTGGGACGACCTTTAGTGAGCCAATGAAGATTAGGTTGCATCCATTGATGTCCTCAGAGATTATTTTAGGGGATTCTGGAAACACAGAAAAGCTTGCGACTCATCCAGTTGAAGACTTGGAGAAGGAGAACAGAGAACCAGAATGTATCCCCAACGGAAATGCTCAATGTTTTAATGAAGCGTCTGGCTTTATTTTGGATATTAAAAAATCCAATTCACATGAACAAAAAGAAGGTGCTTTGTATTGGGTTTTacaaattgaaagaaagtatGCAAAATTAGTGAAAGACATTTTAAAGAAGTTTGGATGGCTGGATATGGGTAGAAATGTTTCTTCACGAGGTAGTGGAACACATATTTGTTTTCCAGTGAATGGCAAATTCTGTGATATATTTGATGAAAAGCAGTCCTGGTGGGGAGATCAACTTGAACAGGAGAATGACTTTCGTGTATCAGGACCTGAAAGTTGGGAAGGATGCCTGACCTCTAACTTAAAAGCtttgaatgttttaaagaaatgtGGTGCAACTAAACTGGTGGATGAAGTTGTTGACATAAAAACAGCAACCAAATCTCCCTATAAAAAGATGAGTGAAGCTGTATCCTCCTTGCTAAAGCATAATGGCTTATCTGAAGGACTTTTGGAGGAGCTGCCAACAAG ATGGGAGAGACTTGGGGATATTGTTGTGCTTCCAGTCACATCTTTTAAGGATCCTACATGGGATGCTATTGGGGTGGAGCTGTGGCCATTGGTTGCCAAATTACTTGGTACTGATTGTCTTGCTCGCCAA GGAAGGGTTGCTTCTACTGGTACAAGGGATAGTAACTTGGAGATTCTTGTGGGGGATAATGGTTGGGTTGACCATAGAGAAAATGGAATAAGTTATTCTTTCGATGCCACTAAGTGCATGTTTTCCTGGGGAAATCTTTCTGAGAAGCTACGGATGGCCCATCAAGATTGTAAAGAGGAGACCATTGTGGATTTATTTGCTGGAATTGGATATTTTGTGTTGCCGTTTCTTGTCGG GGCTAAAGCAAAGCTGGTCTATGCTTGTGAGTGGAATCCTCACGCAATTGAGGCACTTAAACGTAATTTACAAGCTAATTGCGTGAGCAATCGTTGTGTTGTTCTTGAAGGAGATAACCGGGAAACAGCACCTAAG gGAGTTGCTGATCGGGtttgtcttggtcttcttccaacAAGTGAGGGTAGCTGGGTAACTGCTGTAAGGGCATTGAG AAGTGAAGGTGGGACACTACATGTGCATGGTAATGTGAAGGACTCGAAAGAAGAACAGTGGACTCAACACCTCCTACACTCGATAACAGAAATTGCTAAATCTGaag GTCATTGTTGGGATATCTCGATAGAACATGTCGAGAGAGTAAAATGGTACGCCCCTCACATTCGCCATCTTGTTGCGGATGTTCAATGCAAAAGGACTCAATAG